The window TAACTGTTGAACGGTTCTTCAACTTCAAAACTTTTATCAACTATAATGTACCTTATTCAAATGTACCTACATTTGAATAAATCCCTCACCAACAGTAACTCTTGAATGGTTCAAGCTAGAGACACTAAACCAATTTTACATGTTCAGTCTGTCCTAAATTACAATTCTTAAAACTTTGATTATCTATAATTATATAAATGTGTAAACATTTGCATAAAATAACACAACAATGGTAACTCTTTATCCGTTCAGTCTAGGACACCAATTCAACTTTCACGTGTTCAGCCTATCCTAACTTTCAATTCAATAGAAACTTGTTTAAACTACAACCATAACATTTGCATAAATGTGCATAAAATAACCCACCAACAGTAACTTTTGAACCGTGCAAGCTAGAGACACCAACCAACTTTCCCATGTTCAGGCTATCATATCATATCACATGCATACcacattttcttcaggaaatTTACTTTTCTagttgaattatttatttatacagtcattattgctctTCTTTATCAACGGTGCTTATCATTTCAGACCCcactctatatatacagtatacaaacAAGGAAACAGAAGTGAGAGGCGAAAACACATATAGCCATTTATTTGAAGATGttggtaacccattgtataaaagtgataattccCTTTATGTAAGTTTTTTCAGATAGTTATTGTGAAAAAGGTAAGTAGATTTAAGGGATAATGCCCGAGAAgtcagtgtttggaggatacagttgaagtcggaagtttacatacacctgagccaaatacatttaaactcagtttttcataattaacaataaataataataataataataataaataataataataataataataataataataataaataataataatcctagtacaaattccctgtttcaggtcagttaggataaccactttattttaagaatgtgaaatgtcagaataatagtagagaggattatttatttcagcttttatttctttcatcacattcccagtgggtcagaagttcacatagactcaattagtatttggaagcatttAAATGCTTTAACTTAAGCGCGTAACgatggtgcgcgtaacgatggtggcaggtgtgcgcaATAATAAGTAAACTGGCGACAACAAGTGCCAGAAagggggagcgggagtagacgtgacaggcCCGTTTGCTTCCATTAAGTTCTTAGTGAATATAACATTGTTACATTGACCTGTAGTTACAACTGTGATACGTGTTTGTGGTTTGTGTAATTACACATGAAAATGCTTACACATATGAGATTTGCAAACAAGAGGAAATAAATTGTTTTAAGCTTCTCCTTAGTCTGGAATGAAATACCATTGAAGTACATGGTTTTAATGCCACCTGTTATGAAGGGGGTTCCAAGCAGAATCTCTTAGTCTTCCTGGGGTACTCCTGCCAGGTGATGGCCTCAGTAGTGACCACTAGGGGAGCAGTCTCCTCAGTGTAGGGTGAAAGGGAATGGGTGATTGTGGCTACGCAAGTGCccgtgtgtgtcaaatcaaagtttattggtcgcatacacagtttagcagatgttatagcgggtgcagtgaagtgcttatgttactagctcctaacaaggCAGTAAAATGTCAATCAAGTaaacaaataatacaaaataaattaaTCAAGAAACCAATCAAGAAACATCACAAATAATCgaattaacaacccaaatagcactgtaacagtaatccaaatgcaatctATCCATATGTACACCGGAATAATATTAGAGTGAGCTATGTCAAGATTCCAGTACATAAataaatatgtggtgtgtgtAAACAGTGCAACTAAAATGCAATGTTCATTAGTAGAAGTATTAGAATGAGCTATGTCGAGAATACAGTATTTAAATACACAGTGTGAAACAGGCAGTGTACAGTGGTTGAATGCCTCTATAACATGCATTggctgtgcgtgcgtgcgtgcgtgcgtcacgatcgtacaaactaacaaaacaacaaacgaccgtgaagctacaaaacgaaagtgcacacacaagctactaacgtttagacatagacaattccccacaacaaactaaagcccatggctaccctaaatatggctcccaatcagagacaacagaaaccagctgtctctaattgggaacccattcaggcaaccatagactttcctagacaactacacacaacatagacacagctagacaactatactaaacataaaccgaactactctaaataaaccccctaaaccttacaatcaccttGGACACTAcaaaaacccacataaattacccatgtcacaccctgatctaaccaaaataataaagaaaacaaagaatactaaggccagggcgtgacagcgtgcgtgcgagcgagcgagtgtgtttgcgtgtgtgtgtgtgtgcatgtgtgtgatagCTTgcaatggtgtaaagtacttatataaaaatactttcaagtattaCTTATGTCGTTTTTTTGGGGTGTCTGTACTTTCGTTTTCTCTTTATATtcttgactacttttacttcactacattcctaaagaaaataatgtactttttactccatacattttcccagacaccctaaagtactcattacattttgaatgcttagcaggtaCAGGAAAGTGGTCCAATTCAGGCACGTATcaagagaaaatccctggtcatccctactgcctctgatctggtggactcactaaacacaaatgcttagtttgtaaattatgtctgagtgttggagtgtgccccaagCTCTctgtaaataaaacatttaatggtGCCCCCAAATAtaataagcttgttttactccattgtttgtaagCAAATGTAATTGTAAGCAAACACTGTTTAGCCTCGAAACATAGTTAAAACTACATAGATTGTCAGCTATTAGACAGCTCTGTTTATGAATTTTGGAGTGGTtatatttctccagccccatcactCAGCCTGTATACCAAGACAGTGGCAGGTGTCGACTTTGTTTTTGTTTGAACTGCAGCTTGCCCCTTTAACAACCTGTATATGTTGAAACATTGATGTTGTGATCTAATTTCTACAGTAGATAAAAAAGAATCTCTGGTCACATTCATCAGATTAGCATTTTCATCTGAAATTTGCACAAGTAAAACAATGTCTGCATGAGGACCATCCACTCTATAGACCAACGACATGCGTGTCGAAAGTCAGTAATTATCACAACTTTTTGGGAAAATGTTAAATATGACATTTTATTGGCGTATTTAACTGTCTAGATCCCAGAAACAGACAGTGATATGACAATAGAGAGCACGATGTCCGTTATTCATTAGCAATGAATGCAGATCTCGACTTAGTCTTGGTCCCCTTCTTTTTTTCTGTCTTGCAGCAGATGCTATCTTTTCCTTTGCGTTTCTTTTTGCATTTCTCCTCCTTTTTGCCTCCCGTAACCACCTGTAATAAGGTAAATggtagagtgtttcctatccataAGCCAACTAGATGGTTATTTTGTTTGGGCACCTCATTCAAGAAACACAACAAAGATCACCTACACTACAAAACTTGTAGGAAATATTtaatctgatgtgtgtgtctgtgtgtgtgagtgttttgtGCGTGCGGCAGAGGAGGATGGTGAGCGAAGAATATAGCAGGATGGGCTcaatgtaatggctggaatggaatgaatggaaagGTATTAACACATCGACTTGTGTTGTATACCAATCCATCCTTCTATTACTCTGGCCACTagcacctctgtgtgtgtgtgtgtgtgtgtgtgtgcatgtgcgtgcgtgcttTGTGAGTCTCTGTGGACAtatatgtttgtgtttcttggtctAACAGGATGTGACGGAATAAGTGTGAATGGTACAGGGTGCCCTTCACATTGAGCCACAGTACACAACACATTAGCCCAGAAATGACTCAGATGctacatcagtgtctatgtagcaGGCTTATCCATGAGACtagtgtaaaatgtattatgtatTACATAGAGTATTTTTGCTTTCTTCCATTTCTTAATTACTATACAATCATCAAGTtcacctttaatatgttacaatGATACcaaacatcaacaaaacacatatactgtatgtacaccccccaacacatatatatacatagtaTACAGAAAACAGTATACAAACAAGGAAACAGAAGTATGAGGCAGGAAACTCACAGCTCTTTTAATAGCAATAGTTGTGACGTACAAAGAGACAGAGCCAAACCATCAGCCTACACAGAAACACCACCACAAAGATACATTGATAAAGGGACAGATATCACATCACACACTTGTAGACTGTAAACCAGGGTTGCAAGGGTGCTCAGGATAAAGGTTGCTGTTAACCCTTTTGTAGCTTTTTTCAGATAGTTATCATGAAAAAGATAATTCTATAATTCAATAAATCTGTCAATAGTTACCATTTTGCAGATTTACATATTTGTTAGAAGGCACTAGTCTATGATAATCAGTGCCTGAATAAATAATGGTAGCTTACGGTGGAGGGCAATAGTAGAAGATGAAGTGATACTGtaaaaagcgtctgctaaatgtcatatattatcatattattattatatcttAGTTGGTTACATTTTTCCAGGGGGTCCACTGGCTCCAGGGGGAAGGGACCAGGGGGTCTCTGGAGCGGACCCTCAGCTTACTGACCCCTCTCGGTATGAGAGGATTCATAGAGTgctcctcctagagagagaaaggcaaAGGAGAGAGAGTTATGGTTTCATTCCAAAATTCcagtgtgtgtcaatgtgtgcataagcttgcatgtgtgtgtgtgtgtatgtgtgagtgtgtttgtacaTGTGGGTGTGTTGTACCTTTCCGTTGTCTTTAAAAATGTATCCTATCTGGTGCTCCAGAGGGAAGTAGCTGGGCGGACAGTTCCAGGTGGCTGGTGGTTCTACTTTCACCTTCAATCTCTGATCCATCACCTGGCACTTCATCCCTGCAGGACTGTCTGGCTGGACTGTGGACATGTACATAATAGGCAGgagtgtattcattagtgcacaatgTAGCAAAAAAGGTTGCCCCAAAGCGAAACATTTTACAGTGGAAAAATGAAAACAAGCATATAGGACAAATTCATGTAGGTTTCGGGACCATTTGCTTCCGCTAGCTTCTTTGTGAATACAACGGTGTTACAAAGGCCTGTGATACTTGTTTTTGGTTTGCGTAATCACACATAACATTCTTACACACATGAGATTTGCAAACAAATGGAAATTAATTTTGTTTTAAACCTTTCCTTACTCTGGAAAGAAGTACCATGGAAGTACATGGTTTTAATACCACCTGTTATGTAAGTAGATACACACACCAATGTCGTGTAGGTAGAACCTCTTAGTCTTCCTGAGGTACTCCTGCTTGGTGATGGCCTCAACAGTGACCACTAGGGGAGCGGCCTCCTCAGTGTAGGGTGAAAGCGAATGTGTCAATTCAAACTCCAACCCTCCATCTTGGAGGCTGGTCGTTGGGTATACCCAGGTGCAAGATTCCTGGCTGTCAGTACTGGAGACACATACAGATGTAGAGTCTTAATTTGAGggagtttgctacagcaggaaaataatcctgcagcgacAGGAAATGTAAATTTTTATGTGGAttctaattaatggacattttcatttcaaagtggaaattacaaactttagaagccttgaTAAAACTAATAGACTCCAAGTTTGCAATTTTCAGCAACAGAAGAGTGCTCAaattaatatcctacatctgtacagtacACATCAGATTAAATAAGAATGTCTGTGTCTGAATAAAAACTATGGAAAAGgctacgtttgtgtgtgtgtgtgtgtgtgtgtgtgtgtgtgtgtgtgtgtgtgcgcgtgtgtgtgtgtgtgtgttacttacCAGTCATGGCCCAGCCCAAGACGGACAGCTGTGAATTCACTGCTGGTCCAGCTACAGTTAAAGGTGCAGCCATAAGACTTGGCCCGACAGCTGATTAAATAAtctacagagagaggcagagcacacacacacacacatacacacatgaacaACCAGACATGTGGTAGAGACATGTGGGCaataaactctctctctgtcacaaacacacacacaccatcctgttcCTCCGGGACCAGCTCCTCCAGTAGATAGATGGATCCTAGTTTCCTGTCTCCATCCCAACAGCTGTATTCTCCATACCAGTCCACCTCATTCAGTATCAGGTTATGGCCTTGGACCTGAGTTTTGTCTAAATCCTCAGTATCGTACTTCCACGTCATAGCGCCAGAGAATGCCGTGGGACATGTCAGAGTCACCAAACTGTCCCCCTTAACAACCAtgtctacagacacacacacacacacacacacacacacacacacacacacacacacacacacacacacacacacacacacacacacacacacacacacacacacacacacacacaaagacttaAATTAGATCCACAATAAAACACTGAGAGTACAgtatacataaagagatacagGCAGAAACCATTGATACTTACAATCAGGAACACACACAGctcagagataaagagagaaatacaaacacacactcacagaatTCATGGAAGGAGGTGAGACCATTCACTCTCGGTAGAATAACACAGAGGAGCATGATGACCCATGGTACTACAGTCATCTGGAGAGGAAAGAGAgtacaggggagagagaaagtcacaCCATTTACAGGAGTACGATGAAGATGACCGTAGAGATACTGATCTAACATCAGTTTACTGTTTCACcctaatggttagggttaggacttcTGGAGAGTAAGCAGACTACGGATCTGTGCCTATGGGAAACCTTTACCTGGAGTTACCTGGAGTTATCCTATTCTAATCATAATCATATGACAAACTAGCCAGTACCTAATCCGAACTTGTTTTTGGGGGAATTCATTAAAGCAATTTGCTCCAATTGGCCTACATATGGCATTATTTATACCAGTTACTCAATGTGATTAATTATTGAAAGGAAGTACAAGAAAGTTTATTGTTACAGTATTATAATTCTTAAGTAAATAATAGCCAACAAACAGGACAACACAGGACTGTCAAATAAAACATAGGCATATCTCTATAAACCCTATGAGATAATATAGATTGGATAATGTATAGCCAGGTCCATAATTATGGATGATGAGCTGAGACTgtataaagatgagcaaaaaagactgtatgaaataaataatacaaatacagaGCTATGCTCGAAAAAAATAAGTAATAAGTaataaaaaatatctaaaaaagaTAGGAGTCAAAATGATTGGCATCCCTGTATTCAATTctctagcacacacacactgaggataaagacactgagcctttttctaaaatgttttatgagcttGAAGAAcacattggggcggcaggtagcctagtggttatagcgttggacttgtaaccgaaaggttgcaagattgaatccccgagctgcccctgaacaaggcagttaacccactgtttctaggctgtcattgaaaataagaatttgatcttaaaacttcttagggcttcTTAGggctttttctcaatttccgcctgactaacgtgcccaaagtaaactgcctgttgctcaggccctgaagccaggatatgcattggtaccattggaaagaaaacactttgaagtttgtagaaatgattaaataatgtaggagaatataacacaatagatatgttaGGAGAAAATCCAACCTGAATTTTTTTTtgagagagaccatcctcttacaATGGCAAGTATAAGGGCATACTGAAAATTAGCTctctggatgcaattcctatggcttccataAGGTGTCAGAAGTTTCAGTAGAAGGACACAGTCTTCGAAATTCGTGTTTGCGCGTGCCATGAAGAcaggacgcacctgctaaaatattgaacatacttctttctgtaagaaatattatagtttgattacattttatggtatctgaggagtaaatagaaacttattttgacttgttgaaacaaagtttagtgatggtgccaactaaacagactttttgggatataaagaaggattttatctaacaaaacaacactacatgttatagctgggaccctttgaatgacaaatcagaggaagattttcaaaaagtaagtgaatatttaatcgctatttgtgaatttgccggtggaaatatattttgatgtggggcgctgtcctcaaacaatcgcatggcatgttttcgctgtaatagttactgtaaattggacagtgcagttagattaacaagaatttaagctttcaactgatataagacacttatatgtccctaaatgtttaatatccataatttttatgattatttatttgaattgtgcaccctccagtttcaccggaagttgtcccggtagcgggatgcctAGCCccattaactgacttgcttagttaaatgaaggtaaaaaatatataatacattgggagggatcttagactatTCCTTACAGAAACttcccagatccttgatatccttcgtctgctcttatggactgccctcttcaattcaaaccaccaagttttcaatggggttcaagtccagagactgagatggccattacaaaaagttgattttgtggtcaattaaccatttctttgcaGATTGTGATTATAGCTTTGGGTTATTTTCTTGCTGGAAAATCCACTTGGAAACCAGGTTTTTGGCAAAAATGTCCTGGTATTTGTtaaagttcatgatgctgttgaccttaaTATGTGGAAGCAAAATAGCACCTTAAcgtcaaagatccaccaccatattttacagttggTATGATGTACTTTTCTGCATATGCTTCCATTTTTCGATGCCAAACCCACCGctggtgtgcatggccaaagagcactattttcatgtcatctatagctcagtatttgtattatttattttatgcaGTCTTTTTTGTTAATCTTTATGAAGgttgccaataattatggacctgactgtagcTATTCGCTgaaaaacattacacacacagactCCATAAAGAGGTAGAGCAGGCATACTCTGATATAAAGTTTGAATAGGAACCTTGGATATGCTCTCAAATATAATAGATAATCATACAAACATACACTAAATATGAATATACcgaacattagaaacaccttccctgtggaatgctttagacaccttgtagagtccaaggTGTTTTGAGGATATTAATATTGAAAACATCCTCAATTCCTCTGTACTGAAAGcatcctcaattcgtcggggcatgaactctacaaggtgtcaaatgcattccacagggatgctggcccatgttgactccaatggctTCCCaatgttgtgtcaagttggctggatgtcctttgggtggtggaccattattgatacagATGGGAAACTGttcagcatgaaaaacccagcagtgttgcagtttttgacacaaaccagtacgcctggcacctactaccataccccgttcaaaggcacttacatttttgtgttgctcattcaccc is drawn from Salvelinus fontinalis isolate EN_2023a chromosome 4, ASM2944872v1, whole genome shotgun sequence and contains these coding sequences:
- the il12b2 gene encoding interleukin-12 subunit beta yields the protein MAGRTMTVVPWVIMLLCVILPRVNGLTSFHEFYMVVKGDSLVTLTCPTAFSGAMTWKYDTEDLDKTQVQGHNLILNEVDWYGEYSCWDGDRKLGSIYLLEELVPEEQDDYLISCRAKSYGCTFNCSWTSSEFTAVRLGLGHDCTDSQESCTWVYPTTSLQDGGLEFELTHSLSPYTEEAAPLVVTVEAITKQEYLRKTKRFYLHDIVQPDSPAGMKCQVMDQRLKVKVEPPATWNCPPSYFPLEHQIGYIFKDNGKEEHSMNPLIPRGVSKLRVRSRDPLVPSPWSQWTPWKNVVTGGKKEEKCKKKRKGKDSICCKTEKKKGTKTKSRSAFIANE